In Rhodopirellula sp. P2, the DNA window GATCTTGGACGAAGCAACCAGCAATCTCGATAGCGAAAGCGAGCGTTTGATCCAGGACAGTTTGAGCGAGTTGTTGCAGGACCGAACCGCATTCGTGATCGCTCACCGACTGAGCACGATCATGAACGCGGACAAAATTGTGGTCTTGGAAGACGGGGAGGTGCTGGAGATTGGGACGCATGATCAATTGGTTGCGAGCGGCGGACGCTACCGCGACATGGTGATGCTGCAAATGGACCAAGGCCTGCCGGCAAATTCGTGAGACAAGACGCCTGGGATCCCGTATGATTCGGATTCAGGGTTCTGACTTGCAATCAGCGATTCGTTCCGCGTGACGCAGGTATTTCGATCGACGATGACGAATTCGAACCCATTTCCGCTGTTCGGTCGAATGATCAATCGTTTGCGAGAATTTGCGGCTGTTCGCAGTTCGGCACTGGCTTGGGGGATCCTCGCCATTTCGCTGGCCGTGACAGCCATCGCCTGGTACTTGTCGAGCCAGTACATCCGCAATCACGCGTCCGATCGCTTCCTGTTTCGCGTCAGTGAGATGGAAGTCTCGATCGAGCAGCGAATGCTGGAGTACGAACAGGTGCTTCGTGGTGGCGTTGGTTTGCTTGAGGCCTCCGAAGATGTCTCCCGCGATGAGTGGCGGATCTACTTTGAGAACTCTCGGTTTCAAGAGTATTACCCTGGCATTCAAGGGGTTGGATTCAGCCGGGTGGTGGACGCGGATGACAAGGACGCCTTCGTTGAATCCATTCGCGCCGAAGGCTTTCCGGACTTTGACATCCGACCTGCTGGTCCGCGTGACCGATACACGGCAATCGACTACCTCGAACCTTTTGATTGGCGAAATCAAAGAGCGTTTGGTTTCGACATGTATTCCGAGGAAACCCGCCGCGCGGCCATGGATGCGGCCATCGCGTCGGGGGAGCCTACGATCTCAGGGGTTGTCAAGTTAGTTCAAGAAACCGAGGACGATATCCAGCGAGGTTTTCTGTTGTATTTGCCTCTCTTTCAGCGTGATCAACCGGTTGAGACACCTGCCCAGCGAACGGCTGCCGTCACTGGATTCGTCTACGCGCCGTTCCGGACCAGAGATTTGATGACCGGAATTCGGAGGGCCAATTTGTCAGACATTGAGTTTCGTGTTTATGACGGCGTGGATCGGACCGAAGCCGAATTGCTCTACGACAGCAACGAACCATTGTCAGAGGAGTCCAAGGCAGGCCAAGCCGATTTTGTGCTGACCAAGCCACTTCATCTTCGTGGCCGCGATTGGACGATCCACTTCGAGTCCCAGCCCGGTTTTATCAGCGGTGGCGAGTCGGCGATCAGTTTGGCGGTGGCAATTGTCGGTTTGTTCGTCGATATGTTGCTGTTCCTGGTCATCGGTTCCATTGGTCGCCAACAGCGCCATGCCGAGACACTCGCCAAACAAATGACTAGTGAGTTTCGCAAGGCTCAACAACAGTTCCAAGCGGTATGCGACACAGCGCATGATCCGATTGTGTTGCTGGATCAATCGAGACAAGTCATTTATGGGAATCCGGCGACCATGGATGCCTTTGGGTATTCGGCAAGCGAGCTGATTGGGACCTCGGCGAGCTGTCTTTTCGAGAGCTCGCTTCGCACCAAGCCCGCAGCGTCTTCCTCGACAACGGATGATGAGCTGATGTGCATTCGAGAAGATGGGGGGACCTTTCCGGCGCGAATCTCGATCTCCTACTGGAATGATGGCGAGCAACAGCTCGCGGCAATCATCGTTCGTGATGTGACCGAGCAACGACGTGTGGATGCGTTGATTCGCCAGCACA includes these proteins:
- a CDS encoding sensor histidine kinase, with translation MTNSNPFPLFGRMINRLREFAAVRSSALAWGILAISLAVTAIAWYLSSQYIRNHASDRFLFRVSEMEVSIEQRMLEYEQVLRGGVGLLEASEDVSRDEWRIYFENSRFQEYYPGIQGVGFSRVVDADDKDAFVESIRAEGFPDFDIRPAGPRDRYTAIDYLEPFDWRNQRAFGFDMYSEETRRAAMDAAIASGEPTISGVVKLVQETEDDIQRGFLLYLPLFQRDQPVETPAQRTAAVTGFVYAPFRTRDLMTGIRRANLSDIEFRVYDGVDRTEAELLYDSNEPLSEESKAGQADFVLTKPLHLRGRDWTIHFESQPGFISGGESAISLAVAIVGLFVDMLLFLVIGSIGRQQRHAETLAKQMTSEFRKAQQQFQAVCDTAHDPIVLLDQSRQVIYGNPATMDAFGYSASELIGTSASCLFESSLRTKPAASSSTTDDELMCIREDGGTFPARISISYWNDGEQQLAAIIVRDVTEQRRVDALIRQHIRELSRSNRDLDAFAYVASHDLRSPLRNIKHLADWVMEDTGDQLPAESAEHLRTLKQCISRMEQLLDDLLQYSRAGRVHDRVTQVDTAGLVANIFGMLAKPAAMQVRMEGDFPTFRTLKTPLETCLRNLINNAIKHHDREDGKVIVSALEGGEWIRFVVEDDGPGIDSRFQKKVFEIFRTLGPSDSTSSSGMGLSIIKKTVETYGGKIELESELGQGTRFILHWPRQIVMPLESVEPPVLAESEG